One segment of Castanea sativa cultivar Marrone di Chiusa Pesio chromosome 3, ASM4071231v1 DNA contains the following:
- the LOC142628179 gene encoding uncharacterized protein LOC142628179 isoform X1: protein MPSHQGAEALSASGRSSEKLSLPTLQSKMKSDPDGYESELILLYSQFKSSLELFQQQAALNFTSISGIGIGSDPSVAKDLGDRALILAHVTPFYPNHLADFPKQLAGLLSSASRSLPSGLRCHVAQSLILLSNRQMIDIEETLALFMDLQTLGDKPLRKLAFSHVIHSIKRMNQKHKNDAKNRKLQNIVFAMLQQDDEAKAKRALTTLCELHRRKLWFDDRTANAIATACFHSSPRIMIAALSFLLDYEKIEDDDDSDASSGEDDPNPQAPHVVINKQAIYNAHHKGTVSSKKKKQAKLQRAMRSMKRQQRLSSENVSLNNYSPLNHLKDAQGFVEKLFSRLQTCNERFEVRMMMLKVIARTVGLHRLILLNFYHFIEKYIQPHQRDVTSLLAAAVQACHDMVPPDAVEPLFRKIVNQFVHDRSRPEAIAVGLNVIREICLRMPLLMTEDLLQDLALYKKSHEKAVSIAARSLITLFREVCPALLIKKDRGRPTDPKARPKAYGEVNVSSNVPGVELLQEDDNNEEDISDAERSSSNDSDDDHDNEVDVASDDEENQLYGDITGSEDDELEDHKVAQNEDGDNIIDSDDSDVSDNDDDDDDDYGKEEEEEEEMEAENEDVNEATNCSSKTSDANVRDSETGGRGSKAKKRKLSDFDGQLLAADSSLRALKRLAGVTMGQTSPDSTDGILSNEDFQRIRELKAKKDANDALVKHGLRKGIPSSDQLSTKRVDPSKLEAHVKKKMSKEERLALVRAGREDRGKYQARTSVKQKKTGGLSNRQKERKKNLPMAAKKAKVARSQLEKKKKQQRAGKQFRGRKAWK, encoded by the exons atgccttcTCACCAGGGCGCGGAGGCGCTCTCAGCCTCGGGCCGGAGCTCCGAGAAGCTGAGCCTCCCAACACTACAGTCGAAGATGAAGTCCGACCCGGACGGTTACGAGTCGGAGCTAATCCTCCTCTACAGCCAATTCAAGTCCTCCCTCGAACTCTTTCAGCAACAAGCGGCGCTCAATTTCACCTCCATCAGCGGCATCGGCATCGGCAGCGACCCTTCCGTCGCCAAAGACCTCGGCGACAGAGCCTTGATTTTGGCCCATGTCACCCCTTTTTACCCCAACCACCTCGCCGACTTCCCCAAACAACTCGCCGGTTTGCTCTCCTCCGCCTCTAGATCGCTCCCTTCCGGCCTCCGGTGCCACGTCGCCCAATCTCTCATTCTACTCTCTAATCGACAG ATGATTGATATTGAAGAAACCCTAGCATTGTTCATGGACTTACAGACTCTAGGCGATAAGCCTTTAAGAAAATTGGCTTTCTCTCATGTTATTCATAGCATTAAGCGAATGAATCAGAAGCACAAGAATGATGCTAAGAATCGTAAGCTCCAAAATATTGTGTTTGCAATGCTACAG CAAGATGATGAAGCAAAAGCCAAGAGAGCTCTCACCACGCTATGTGAGCTTCATCGGAGGAAGTTGTGGTTTGATGATAGAACCGCAAATGCCATTGCTACTGCGTGTTTTCATTCGTCACCAAG GATCATGATTGCTGCTCTGTCATTTCTTCTTGATTACGAGAAGATTGAAGACGATGACGATAGTGATGCTTCAAGTGGTGAAGATGACCCGAATCCTCAAGCTCCTCATGTTGTCATCAATAAACAGGCTATTTATAAT GCACACCATAAAGGAACAGTTTCAAGCAAGAAGAAAAAGCAAGCAAAATTGCAGCGTGCAATGCGTAGCATGAAAAGGCAACAACGTCTGTCATCAGAAAATGtctcattgaataattattcCCCACTTAACCATCTTAAAGATGCACAG GGATTTGTTGAGAAGTTATTCTCTCGGCTTCAAACTTGCAATGAACGTTTTGAG GTTAGGATGATGATGCTGAAAGTAATAGCTCGAACAGTTGGGCTTCACCGCTTGATTCTGTTgaatttttatcatttcattGAGAAATATATTCAG CCCCATCAACGTGATGTCACAAGTTTACTTGCAGCAGCAGTTCAGGCCTGTCATGATATG GTGCCACCTGATGCAGTTGAACCACTATTCAGAAAGATAGTAAATCAGTTTGTACATGATCGTTCACGCCCAGAG GCCATTGCTGTTGGACTGAATGTAATAAGGGAGATTTGTTTACGCATGCCATTG TTGATGACAGAAGATTTGCTGCAAGATCTTGCACTGTACAAGAAATCACATGAGAAAGCAGTTTCAATAGCAGCTCGTTCACTAATTACTTTATTTAGAGAG GTTTGCCCCGCACTGCTAATCAAGAAGGATCGTGGGCGCCCTACAGACCCAAAGGCAAGGCCAAAAGCATATGGAGAAGTCAATGTGAGCAGCAATGTTCCTGGTGTTGAGTTATTACAAGAAGATGACAATAATGAGGAGGATATTAGTGACGCTGAAAGGTCCTCATCCAATGATTCTGATGATGATCATGATAATGAGGTTGATGTTGCCagtgatgatgaagaaaatcaGCTATATGGTGATATTACTGGAAGTGAAGATGATGAATTAGAAGATCACAAAGTAGCTCAAAATGAAGATGGAGATAACATTATTGACAGTGATGACAGTGATGTTAgtgacaatgatgatgatgatgatgatgattatgggaaagaagaggaggaagaggaggagaTGGAGGCAGAAAATGAGGATGTGAATGAAGCAACAAACTGTTCCAGCAAAACTAGTGACGCCAATGTTAGGGATAGTGAAACTGGAGGAAGAGGATCTAAAGCAAAAAAGAGGAAGTTGTCTGATTTTGATGGACAATTGCTTGCTGCTGATTCAAGCCTTCGGGCTCTAAAGAGATTGGCAGGAGTGACGATGGGGCAAACCTCACCGGACTCAACTGATGGAATTCTTTCTAATGAGGACTTCCAAAGAATCAGGGAATTGAAG GCTAAGAAGGATGCAAATGATGCTTTGGTTAAACATGGGTTAAGAAAGGGTATCCCAAGTTCTGATCAACTGAGTACCAAGCGAGTCGATCCTTCCAAGCTTgaa GCTCATGTAAAAAAGAAGATGAGCAAGGAGGAAAGATTAGCATTAGTTAGGGCAGGGAGGGAGGACAGAGGGAAGTACCAGGCTCGAACGTCTGTAAAGCAGAAAAAG ACTGGTGGTCTGAGCAATAGGCAGAAGGAGCGCAAGAAGAATCTGCCTATGGCGGCAAAGAAAGCCAAGGTAGCAAGGTctcaactagagaagaagaaaaaacaacagCGTGCAGGCAAACAGTTTCGTGGGAGGAAAGCGTGGAAATGA
- the LOC142628179 gene encoding uncharacterized protein LOC142628179 isoform X2, with amino-acid sequence MPSHQGAEALSASGRSSEKLSLPTLQSKMKSDPDGYESELILLYSQFKSSLELFQQQAALNFTSISGIGSDPSVAKDLGDRALILAHVTPFYPNHLAEFPKQLAGLLSSASRSLPSGLRCHVAQSLILLSNRQMIDIEETLALFMDLQTLGDKPLRKLAFSHVIHSIKRMNQKHKNDAKNRKLQNIVFAMLQQDDEAKAKRALTTLCELHRRKLWFDDRTANAIATACFHSSPRIMIAALSFLLDYEKIEDDDDSDASSGEDDPNPQAPHVVINKQAIYNAHHKGTVSSKKKKQAKLQRAMRSMKRQQRLSSENVSLNNYSPLNHLKDAQGFVEKLFSRLQTCNERFEVRMMMLKVIARTVGLHRLILLNFYHFIEKYIQPHQRDVTSLLAAAVQACHDMVPPDAVEPLFRKIVNQFVHDRSRPEAIAVGLNVIREICLRMPLLMTEDLLQDLALYKKSHEKAVSIAARSLITLFREVCPALLIKKDRGRPTDPKARPKAYGEVNVSSNVPGVELLQEDDNNEEDISDAERSSSNDSDDDHDNEVDVASDDEENQLYGDITGSEDDELEDHKVAQNEDGDNIIDSDDSDVSDNDDDDDDDYGKEEEEEEEMEAENEDVNEATNCSSKTSDANVRDSETGGRGSKAKKRKLSDFDGQLLAADSSLRALKRLAGVTMGQTSPDSTDGILSNEDFQRIRELKAKKDANDALVKHGLRKGIPSSDQLSTKRVDPSKLEAHVKKKMSKEERLALVRAGREDRGKYQARTSVKQKKTGGLSNRQKERKKNLPMAAKKAKVARSQLEKKKKQQRAGKQFRGRKAWK; translated from the exons atgcctTCTCACCAGGGCGCGGAGGCGCTCTCAGCCTCGGGCCGGAGCTCCGAGAAGCTGAGCCTCCCAACACTCCAGTCGAAGATGAAGTCCGACCCGGACGGTTACGAGTCGGAGCTAATCCTCCTCTACAGCCAATTCAAGTCCTCCCTCGAACTCTTTCAGCAACAAGCGGCGCTCAATTTCACCTCCATCAGCGGCATCGGCAGCGACCCCTCCGTCGCCAAAGACCTCGGCGACAGAGCCTTGATTTTGGCCCATGTCACCCCTTTTTACCCCAACCACCTCGCCGAATTCCCCAAACAACTCGCCGGTTTGCTCTCCTCCGCCTCTAGATCGCTTCCTTCCGGCCTCCGGTGCCACGTCGCCCAATCTCTCATTCTACTCTCTAATCGACAG ATGATTGATATTGAAGAAACCCTAGCATTGTTCATGGACTTACAGACTCTAGGCGATAAGCCTTTAAGAAAATTGGCTTTCTCTCATGTTATTCATAGCATTAAGCGAATGAATCAGAAGCACAAGAATGATGCTAAGAATCGTAAGCTCCAAAATATTGTGTTTGCAATGCTACAG CAAGATGATGAAGCAAAAGCCAAGAGAGCTCTCACCACGCTATGTGAGCTTCATCGGAGGAAGTTGTGGTTTGATGATAGAACCGCAAATGCCATTGCTACTGCGTGTTTTCATTCGTCACCAAG GATCATGATTGCTGCTCTGTCATTTCTTCTTGATTACGAGAAGATTGAAGACGATGACGATAGTGATGCTTCAAGTGGTGAAGATGACCCGAATCCTCAAGCTCCTCATGTTGTCATCAATAAACAGGCTATTTATAAT GCACACCATAAAGGAACAGTTTCAAGCAAGAAGAAAAAGCAAGCAAAATTGCAGCGTGCAATGCGTAGCATGAAAAGGCAACAACGTCTGTCATCAGAAAATGtctcattgaataattattcCCCACTTAACCATCTTAAAGATGCACAG GGATTTGTTGAGAAGTTATTCTCTCGGCTTCAAACTTGCAATGAACGTTTTGAG GTTAGGATGATGATGCTGAAAGTAATAGCTCGAACAGTTGGGCTTCACCGCTTGATTCTGTTgaatttttatcatttcattGAGAAATATATTCAG CCCCATCAACGTGATGTCACAAGTTTACTTGCAGCAGCAGTTCAGGCCTGTCATGATATG GTGCCACCTGATGCAGTTGAACCACTATTCAGAAAGATAGTAAATCAGTTTGTACATGATCGTTCACGCCCAGAG GCCATTGCTGTTGGACTGAATGTAATAAGGGAGATTTGTTTACGCATGCCATTG TTGATGACAGAAGATTTGCTGCAAGATCTTGCACTGTACAAGAAATCACATGAGAAAGCAGTTTCAATAGCAGCTCGTTCACTAATTACTTTATTTAGAGAG GTTTGCCCCGCACTGCTAATCAAGAAGGATCGTGGGCGCCCTACAGACCCAAAGGCAAGGCCAAAAGCATATGGAGAAGTCAATGTGAGCAGCAATGTTCCTGGTGTTGAGTTATTACAAGAAGATGACAATAATGAGGAGGATATTAGTGACGCTGAAAGGTCCTCATCCAATGATTCTGATGATGATCATGATAATGAGGTTGATGTTGCCagtgatgatgaagaaaatcaGCTATATGGTGATATTACTGGAAGTGAAGATGATGAATTAGAAGATCACAAAGTAGCTCAAAATGAAGATGGAGATAACATTATTGACAGTGATGACAGTGATGTTAgtgacaatgatgatgatgatgatgatgattatgggaaagaagaggaggaagaggaggagaTGGAGGCAGAAAATGAGGATGTGAATGAAGCAACAAACTGTTCCAGCAAAACTAGTGACGCCAATGTTAGGGATAGTGAAACTGGAGGAAGAGGATCTAAAGCAAAAAAGAGGAAGTTGTCTGATTTTGATGGACAATTGCTTGCTGCTGATTCAAGCCTTCGGGCTCTAAAGAGATTGGCAGGAGTGACGATGGGGCAAACCTCACCGGACTCAACTGATGGAATTCTTTCTAATGAGGACTTCCAAAGAATCAGGGAATTGAAG GCTAAGAAGGATGCAAATGATGCTTTGGTTAAACATGGGTTAAGAAAGGGTATCCCAAGTTCTGATCAACTGAGTACCAAGCGAGTCGATCCTTCCAAGCTTgaa GCTCATGTAAAAAAGAAGATGAGCAAGGAGGAAAGATTAGCATTAGTTAGGGCAGGGAGGGAGGACAGAGGGAAGTACCAGGCTCGAACGTCTGTAAAGCAGAAAAAG ACTGGTGGTCTGAGCAATAGGCAGAAGGAGCGCAAGAAGAATCTGCCTATGGCGGCAAAGAAAGCCAAGGTAGCAAGGTctcaactagagaagaagaaaaaacaacagCGTGCAGGCAAACAGTTTCGTGGGAGGAAAGCGTGGAAATGA
- the LOC142629736 gene encoding uncharacterized protein LOC142629736 yields MATYGGSSSSNPSRMVTFITSDRKEVKVPVAIAMEFDTVRQFFDGDLDRPEVENAAPFLLSKVDSLTLAEIVCFNQESLYFRPKFEAVNKEPLLHIFLEKYLPLEKQWEDFEAWFFRRQSDETIVKLVKAADFLENKKLLNSVMPSFRKRFGLGKDKGVVFVYTAEAEAIFLRRAGS; encoded by the coding sequence ATGGCGACCTACGGCGGAAGCTCATCTTCTAACCCCTCAAGGATGGTAACGTTTATAACCTCAGACCGCAAGGAAGTCAAGGTGCCAGTAGCGATTGCTATGGAGTTCGACACAGTGAGACAATTCTTCGATGGCGACCTTGATCGCCCTGAAGTGGAGAACGCCGCCCCTTTCCTTCTCTCAAAAGTGGACAGCTTGACTCTCGCCGAGATCGTCTGCTTCAATCAGGAATCGCTCTACTTTCGCCCGAAATTCGAAGCGGTGAATAAAGAGCCGTTGTTGCATATATTTTTGGAGAAATACCTACCGTTGGAGAAACAGTGGGAGGACTTCGAGGCGTGGTTTTTCCGCCGGCAGAGCGACGAGACGATCGTTAAGCTGGTTAAGGCGGCGGACTTCTTGGAGAACAAGAAACTGCTGAATTCCGTGATGCCGAGCTTTAGGAAGAGGTTTGGACTTGGAAAAGACAAGGGCGTTGTCTTTGTTTATACGGCTGAAGCAGAGGCAATCTTTCTCAGGAGGGCCGGATCTTGA